The following proteins are encoded in a genomic region of Rattus rattus isolate New Zealand chromosome 2, Rrattus_CSIRO_v1, whole genome shotgun sequence:
- the LOC116894389 gene encoding carcinoembryonic antigen-related cell adhesion molecule 3-like, giving the protein MMNSLALSCKDCTSWQSLLFTAYLLTCWLLPTTTQVTIESVPSIAVEGETVLLFVHSLPPNILAFYWYRGVRALRTFQIARYVIATKSCVEGPSHRGRGTVLSNGSLLIKSVTRQDSGHYTLQIITTNTRPEIIRAEFFVHSPTLGYRKHLTPSQLSTELVPPRVTENDNIFLLAYNLPEKLQSFFWHKGVHPLDRFKIASHSFLTNSSMVGNAYHDRVIICNDASLMLLNVTQRDTGLYTLRTVSMDLKSEWAIVDVQVNKRGSMASDNRRPESELQARTLKNLKQKLDMCFSSTDTIYYK; this is encoded by the exons ATGATGAACTCTCTTGCACTTTCCTGTAAAGATTGTACCTCCTGGCAGAGTCTTCTGTTCACAG cCTACCTTTTAACCTGCTGGCTGCTTCCCACTACTACCCAGGTCACCATCGAATCAGTGCCATCCATTGCTGTTGAAGGGGAAACAGTTCTTCTATTTGTGCATAGCCTGCCACCTAATATTCTTGCCTTTTACTGGTACAGAGGGGTCAGAGCTCTCAGGACTTTTCAAATTGCAAGATATGTGATAGCTACCAAGTCTTGTGTGGAGGGACCTTCACACCGTGGTAGAGGAACAGTACTCAGCAATGGATCTCTGCTGATCAAGAGTGTCACCAGACAAGACTCAGGACACTATACTCTACAAATAATCACTACAAATACAAGACCTGAAATAATACGTGCAGAATTCTTTGTACACA gTCCAACTTTAGGCTACAGGAAGCATCTTACCCCTTCACAACTCTCAACTGAGTTGGTGCCGCCTAGAGTTACTGAAAATGACAATATTTTTCTACTGGCGTACAATCTGCCAGAGAAACTTCAAAGCTTTTTCTGGCACAAGGGAGTACATCCACTTGACCGTTTTAAGATAGCAAGCCATTCATTCCTCACCAATTCAAGCATGGTGGGGAATGCATATCATGACAGAGTGATAATATGCAATGATGCATCCCTGATGCTCTTGAAtgtcacacagagagacacagggcTTTACACCCTACGCACCGTATCTATGGATTTGAAATCAGAATGGGCCATTGTGGACGTCCAAGTAAACA AACGTGGAAGTATGGCTTCAGACAATCGAAGACCAGAAAGTGAACTACAGGCCAGGACCTTGAAGAATCTAAAACAAAAGTTGGACATGTGCTTTTCTTCTACTGATACTATCTATTACAAATAA